The bacterium genome segment AAGTCCGAAGGTTAAATAGTACCAGGACCTTGCACCTGGTTCTGACCTTACAGAACACTTATTAATAATCACCGAACACTGATCCCCTGATTCCTGGACCGATTCTAACCGTTCACTGTCCACTGTTCACTATTCACTCCTTCGAAATGCGGCACACCTTGGCTCGGGTTATTTCCTGTAGCATTTCGAAGGTGGTTTCGAACGCGTTGTTGTTTTCCCCCGCTGCAGGGTAGATCTTCCCGTCCCGGGGAAACCCTTCATCCATCAGGACAGGGATCTTCTGGAAGTGCCCTATCGGGGGCACAGCGCCCACAGTAAACCCGGTCCACTTCTGAACCATATCCGGATCTGCCATTCTCACCTTCTTCACTTCCAAAACGCGAGCAATGGCCCTCATATCAGCCCTGCGGTTTCCAGGGATCAGGGCAACTACTGGTTCATCCTGAGCTGAAAAAACCATGGATTTGACGATCCTGGCTACTTCAACCCCAAGCATCATTGCTGAATCCTCTGCCGTTTCGGTCTTTCGGTCAAAACGCCTGACGGCCGGTTCATGACCGGCCGTCAGCAGCGATTCAACTACCTTTTTTTCACCTCTGGGCATCTAAAACACCAAGGCTTCAGTTTCCGGTTCCCTGGTC includes the following:
- a CDS encoding YbaK/EbsC family protein, whose product is MPRGEKKVVESLLTAGHEPAVRRFDRKTETAEDSAMMLGVEVARIVKSMVFSAQDEPVVALIPGNRRADMRAIARVLEVKKVRMADPDMVQKWTGFTVGAVPPIGHFQKIPVLMDEGFPRDGKIYPAAGENNNAFETTFEMLQEITRAKVCRISKE